The Polynucleobacter sp. JS-JIR-5-A7 region ACAATGCTGAGTATGGTGAGTACGTTACTGGTCCACGCGTTGTGACTGAGGATACGAAGAATGCCATGCGTCAGTGCTTGAAAGATATTCAGACTGGTGAATATGCAAAGAGCTTCATCCTTGAAAACAAGGCGGGTGCTCCAACATTAATCTCACGTCGTCGTTTGAATGCAGAGCATGAGATCGAAGTAGTTGGTGCAAAACTGCGTGCCATGATGCCTTGGATTGCAAAGAACAAATTAGTTGATCAAACTAAAAACTAATAAAGCGCTAAGCATTTCATTTATAGCGTTAACCTAAAAGGCTCAGAATAAAGATGATGTATCCACACCCCATTATTGCAAAAGAAGGTTGGCCCTATTTGGCGCTAGTGGGGATAGTGACTTTGTTGGTCCACCACTTTGGTGGCATTGCATGGTCCTGGCCTTTATGGATCATTTTTGTTTTTGTTCTGCAGTTTTTTCGTGACCCGCAGCGTATTCCTGCTTTAGGGCGCGATCTCGTTTTATCTCCAGCTGATGGGCGTATCGTTGTGGTTGAAACTGCAAACGATCCTTATGCTGGTCGCGAAGCCCTCAAAATCAGTGTCTTCATGAATGTGTTTAATGTGCACTCGAACCGCAGCGCTGTCAGTGGCACAGTAAAAGAAATTCAATATTTCCCAGGCAAATTTGTCAATGCAGATTTAGATAAAGCCTCTACGGAGAATGAGCGTAATGCAGTTGTGATTGATGCCAATGGTCAAACTATTACATTGGTTCAGGTTGCTGGCCTCATTGCGCGCCGTATTCTTTGCTACATCCATGTGGGCGATCGCTTAAAAGCGGGTGAGCGTTATGGCTTTATTCGTTTTGGATCTCGTGTAGACGTGTATTTACCCTTAACGGCAGAACCTTTAGTGTCTGTTGGTGATAAAGTCTTTGCAACCAACACTGCTTTGGCACGTGTGCCAGGCTTAGATTGATTCGCATCTTTTACCAGGATATTCTTTGAGTACATTTCGCCGTCGTGGTCGCATTGATCGCAGTCGCCTCTCTAATAAACGTACAGATTCCACTCCAGAAGAGTGGGTTGATACTTTAGAAGATGGGGTTGATTATGAAGTAGAGGAATTACACGAAAAGCCTCGCCCTCGCGGTAAGGGCATCTATTTACTGCCGAATGCCTTCACTACGGCGGCTTTATTTAGTGGTTTCTTCGCAATTGTGAATGCGATGAACGATCAGTTTCAGGTTGCAGCGATCGCCATATTTGCTTCCCTCGTATTGGATGGTATGGATGGTCGCGTAGCACGCATGACCAATACCCAAAGCGCATTCGGTGAACAATATGATTCCCTCGCAGACATGGTGTCCTTCGGCGTTGCGCCTGCCTTGGTTGCATATGAGTGGGCTCTGAAAGATTTAGGTAAGTGGGGTTGGTTAGCGGCGTTTACCTATTGTGCAGGCGCAGCCTTGCGTTTGGCTCGCTTCAATGTCAACACTGCAGTAGTTGATAAGAAGTTTTTTCAAGGCTTACCAAGTCCTGCGGCCGGTTCTCTGATTGCTGGCTTTATTTGGCTCGCTGACGATAACAAGATTCCGGTACGCGACACTGCAATTCCTTGGATTACCTTTTTGATCGCGGTTTATGCAGGCTTAACGATGGTCTCTAATGCCCGCTTCTATAGCGGTAAGGCCTTAGATGTGCGCTATCGCGTGCCCTTTGGCGTCATGGTTCTGATGATCTTGACCTTCGTATTGATCTCTTCCAACCCGCCTTTGACCCTATTTGGTTTATTTGTGGTGTATTCCATTTCGGGATATGTCATTTGGGCCTGGGAACGTCTTAGCGGCAAGCGTTTTAGCTAATTCCCTATTTTTGGGGTATATTAATTCCATGTTGATGAAATTCTCACCTTTAACCAGCCTTTTACTACAAGCACTGAGCCTAAAGCTTGGGGCGGGTAAGGCCTGAGTTGATGAGATAGAAAAATCCATTAACCACCAATACCAGCCCCAGCAAATTGCTGGGGTTTTTGTTTTTGAAACTGCAATACAGAATATTTTAAAAATTAGTTAAATCCAAACCGGAGAGTAGTGATGAGCGACAAAGTAATCATTTTTGACACCACCTTACGTGATGGCGAACAATCCCCTGGCGCATCGATGACTAAAGACGAGAAGGTTCGTATTGCTCGTCAGCTTGAGCGTCTCAAGGTGGATGTGATTGAAGCAGGATTCGCCGCGAGCTCTGAGGGCGACTTCCAAGCCATCTCTGCTGTTGCCGCTGCCATTAAGGATTCTATTGTATGTTCCTTGGCGAGAGCAAACGATAAGGACATCACACGCGCCTCAGATGCTTTAAAGGCTGCGAATGCGAAACGTATTCATGCTTTCTTGGCTACTAGTCCATTGCACATGGCCGTGAAGTTGCGCATGTCTCCAGAAGAAGTATTGGAGCAAGCAAAACGCTCCATTCGCTTTGCGAGGAACTTGGCTGCTGATATTGAATTCTCAGCAGAAGATGGCTATCGCTCAGAGATGGACTTCTTATGTAGAGTAGTCGAAGCGGTGATTAATGAGGGTGCCTCTACGATCAATATTCCAGATACTGTCGGTTATGCAACCCCTGAGTTATATGGTGAGTTCATTAAGACCTTGCGTACCCGCGTGCCTAACTCTGATAAAGCTGTTTGGTCAGTGCATTGTCATAATGACTTAGGTATGGCTGTTGCGAATTCTTTGGCTGGCGTGAAGATCGGTGGAGCGCGTCAAATTGAGTGCACTATCAACGGCTTGGGTGAGCGAGCTGGCAATACTGCTTTAGAAGAAATCGTGATGTCCTTACGTACCCGTAAAGATTACTTTGATATGGTTTGCGGTATCGATGCGACACAAATTGTGCCAGCCTCTAAATTGGTTTCTCAAATTACTGGCTTTGTAGTTCAGCCCAATAAAGCCGTTGTTGGTGCTAATGCCTTTGCCCATGCCTCTGGTATTCACCAAGATGGTATCTTGAAAAATCGCGAGACCTATGAAATCATGCGCGCAGAAGATGTGGGCTGGTCAACCAATAAAATTGTGTTGGGTAAATTATCTGGCCGCAATGCATTTAAACAACGCTTGCATGAATTAGGCATCACTGTCGAAGCAGAGGCTGATGTGAATGAGGCTTTTGCACGATTCAAAGCCTTGGCGGATCAAAAAGCAGAAATATTTGATGAGGACATCATTGCAATCATGTCAGATTCAGCAGCTGCTGAAGAGGGCGAGCACTACCACTTCCTCTCCTTGAGTCAACATTCTGAAACTGGCGAACGCCCTAAATCCCGTGTGACTTTCCGCATGGGTGATAAGGAGGTGAGTGCTGAGGCCGAAGGTAATGGCCCGGTAGATGCCAGCTTAAATGCTATTGAAGAAATGGCCAAGAGTGGCGCTGAACAATTACTCTACTCAGTCAACGCTATTACTTCGGGCACCCAATCTCAGGGTGAAGTCACAGTACGCTTGGCAAAAGGTGGTCGAATTGTGAATGGTGTGGGAACTGATCCCGACATCATCGCTGCTTCTGCTAAAGCCTATTTATCTGCATTAAATAAACTTCATGATCCTAGCCAAGTGAAGCTCAATGCGCAGATGACACCCTGAACTCGACATCATCTTTTAAGCTTATTTATTCAAGTCGGTATTTTTATAGTACTTAGTGCCTTTGCCCGTGATTTCTGCAGCAATACCTGAGTCTGTTAGTTGGTACATCAAGACGCCAGGAGCAACGACGGTGGCGTCTTGATAGGCTCCACCATCCTTGTCATATTTGGCCGCGGCAGTAACTTGACCTCCAAAAGTCCAGCCTGAATTGACAAAGTCATTGAGTGCTGCTTCAGTCTGGAAGATAAAAATATTTTGAAATGACTTAATGCCAAGACCAATTCCTGCTTGAACTTCAGCCATATCCATGTAAATCGTTTTTTTGGATGCCTTATTAATAACAACACCAGTTCCTGTTCCGCCTCCAGCAATCAATATCTTCATACCAAAGTTACTAAACGTAGCATAACCACTCGATTGCTCGATGAGATATTTTGCTTTTGGCTGCGCCCGGTAAAGATCACTCAAGATCTCTTCATTCTTCTTTAGAATCTCTTGCTTTTGCTGAGCCACTGTTTTGCTGGGTCCAAAAACAGAAGAAAATTGAGCATAAGAATGCATTGGTAATAAAAGTACGGCACCGCATATAAGAAGGGAAAGTAATTTATTCATAGTGATGTATTGGTTAATGAAGATGAGTATTAATCAGCCGAGCCACCTAAGGCTAGGTAGAGATTAATTCGTTGGGCTAGGGCATCTACTTGGCCTTGGCGCCAGCTAATATCTGTAGTATTGGTTTTAATGCGTTGTTGCTGAATTTGGCGTTGATCAACTCTGCCAATCTGAAATTCAGATTCAGTGTTTTTCATGACTTGTTTTTGTTGTATCAATTGAGTTTGTAATTGCAAACTACGCTCACGCCAGGTTGCCTCGCCATTGAGCGCATTCTCCACATCATTAAAGGCTGCAAGAACGACTTTGCCGTAATTGGCTAAAGCTGCTTGCGCTTCAGCATTTTGATAAGCAATTTGGGCTTCAATTGCGCCACCTTGGAACAGAGGGAGCGCTACATTGGCACCAACGCCAAAACTGGTGCTGGCACCGTTCACCAGTGTAAAGATTTGGCTATTGATGTACCCATAACCCGCAGTCAAACTAATTTTAGGAAGCCGTGCGAGTCGTTTTTCATCAGCAAGATAGAAGGCGCTATTAACACGTGCTTCAGCGGCAATCAGATCCGGTCTGCGTTCTAATAAATCTGCTGGTAGTCCTGGCTCAACCGGTTTTGGAAGCGCTGGTAATGCAGTCGATTTCAAGGGCTCAGCCTTTGGATAGCGTCCCACCAGTGTCTCTACAGCGCGCAGTGCTTGGTCGCGGGCTAAGGCGCTATTGAGTGCCAGCTCCTGTGCTTGAGCCGCATTAATTTTGCTACTTGCCACATCATTAAAAGAAGATGCACCAATTTTTTCTCGAACTTGTGTCAAGTCGGATATTTTTTGAGATGCGTCAGCATTCTCTTTGGCTAACTGTGCTTGTTCTTGTAGGCTGCGCGCAAGCCACACTGATTTAGCTAAGGTCGCAATCAAAGACAGGCGGGCAGCATCTTGATCGGCATTAATAGCCTTAGAATTTTGTTCTGCGCCTGCAACGGATGTACGTACGCGACCCCATAGATCCAGTTCCCAGTTGGCGCCGATGTAAAAACCAGTTAGACCAGTTCCACTAGAGCCTACTTTGCTACCGCTATTGCCGATGGCATTAATACCGGGGTACTGTGACCCGCCAGCAGCACTAATGAGGGCCTCAGACTGAGTTCTGCGTGCTGCGATGATACGAATGCTGGGATTGTTCTGTAATGCTTCGGCTACTAAGGCATTTAATTCAGGATCATTAAATTGTTTGAGCCATGCGTCATCTACTGTCACAGCATCTTGCTTGCTAGCTTGATTAGTCTGAAATTGCCTGGGAACGCTAGCATTAGGAATGGATTGATCAACCAGTTCCTGGTTGCTCTTAAGTGGGCTAATGGTGCAAGCACCCAATGCTACTGCCCCTAGCAAATAGAGTGAAGCTTTATGAAACGAGTTCATATGAAATTTATACATCTCTATTTTTAATGTAGTTTTGGAATGATGTAATTGAGCTTAGTGCTAATCCGCAACATCACCTTACGAATGATGTGTAAGAACGCAAGATGATCGGTGTAGACCGCACCATCTCCAACGGCCCCAGCAGGGAGTAATAACTCTGCATGTCGATCATCCATTAGTAACTTCACGGCAAATCGATTGACCGGAATTTCTCTCAAGCCTGTAGTAGGTAGATTGCCGCTCACACTGATTTGACCTTGACCTTCCGCTAGGATGATGGACTCAACCTTTGCCTTGAGGATCTTGCCCGGAAAACTAGGAATGTAAAACTCAGCCTCATTACCAACTTCAATTTGATGTAACTCATTTTGATTAAACAAGGCATAGATTTGCGGTGTGTCTTCCATGAAAGTCATGACTGAAGCTATCGGAAAGGCTGCGACAAAAGCTCCAGGGCGCAACTGCACGTTGACGACAGTACCATCACTTGGTGCTCGAACAACGGTTTGCTCTAGATCATATTCAGAATGAATAGTTTGTTCGCTAAGTTCTGCTAAATCCGCTTGGGCTTTTTCTAAATCAAAGCGGTTACCCGAACCGCTCTTCACAAGCGCTTCATTTTCTTTTGCGCGCAACTTCGCTAGTTTCAGTTTGGCTTTGAGCGCATTCACTGAAGCTTGATATTGAGTGGGGTCGATCTTGAAGAGGACATCTCCTTTTTTGACGCGTTGATTAACTGTTACAGGCACTTCAGTGACACGACCTTTTACTTGACTCACAATGCCAACAGAATTTCTGACAACGACTACATTGCTAGAGGAGGGTGAAAAGATATTCAGTAGCAAGATCAGCGTAATCATTCCCACAACAGGAATCGTAAAAACGATTACTTTTGCTACCGCATTCCAGGGGAGTAATTTGTATTTAAAAAAGATTAACCAAACAATGCCGGCATAGATGCCAAGAATCAGTGCTTCCATGCTTATTTCACCTCAGTATTCTGGTCTTCCTGATGCTCTTTATCTATGGGCATGTATTTATCGGTTCCATAGGCAAGCTTGTACATCGTGGGGCGGGTGTACGCCCAAAGATAAGCAAAAGGCCAGAGGAGGCCTCCAAAAAAGAAGGAGAGCAGACACAGGGCATGAATCGCATCTCGCTGGGGGTGCTCTCTGCGCTTAGCAATGGTATCGGGCAGGATATGGACATACCAAAAGCCAGCAATAAAGCCGACGGGCAGAATGATGAGCACTACCCAAGAGACGATATTGGCAAATCCATCAATCATTTCTGGTGGCAAAAAGGAGGCGTATGAGAGTGATGGCAGCAATAAAAAGGCTAAAACAGGACTGATAATGAGGGTCTTTTTCATGATTTTGGGCATAAATGGCTAGATATGGGTTCAAAATGCTGCTTGAGGGTCTAAATTGCTGATTTCTAAGTAATTTATCACGCATTTTTAAAAATGCTTATTAGCCCTGTAAGCAATAAATTTGCTTCCAAAAGGTCCAGGGTCGCAATCCTTCCTCAAAAAAGAGGCAATCTGTTACAATTCGAGGGCTTTGATTTGTAAAGCTTTTTTGTTTTATTTTGTTAATAACGCACGACACAAATTGGGTGAAAGCTCAAGTGTTCGCAAGTAAGGAGTATTAAAAATGGCAGTTGCTGATATTAAAACGGCGGAAATCGTCAAAGAAAACGCGCGTAGCGCAAACGATACGGGTAGTCCTGAAGTGCAAGTTTCATTGCTTACAGCCCGCATCAATGAATTAACCCCCCATTTCAAGGCTAACGCTAAAGACCATCACAGCCGTCGCGGTTTGTTGAAGATGGTTTCACGTCGCCGTCGCCTCTTAGATTACCTCAAAGGCAAAGATTTGGATCGCTATCGCGCATTGATCGACAAATTAGGTCTCCGTAAGTAATTCTTATCAGTATTGCAATGCCATCTCACTTAGGGTTGTTTCTTTCCAGAATCAGTCTTAAGAAGGTGGCATGTTTTTTGAGCGCTTTTAGATTATTTGTGTAGGGGATCGTGTCATTCCAATGAGTTTCTGAATGTGATCAGAGTCTCCCTGGAATGGCATCCCTTGTGATCCGAAATCGCTCCAGTGTTGTCGTGACACTGCTTTATCCCACGACAAGCGTAATGCTCATGTGAGAATTGCGTGAACAATTTGGAGAAGATCAGAATGACAATGTTTAAAAAAGTAGTAAAAAGTTTTCAATGGGGCAATCATCAAGTAACGATGGAAACTGGTGAGATTGCTCGCCAATCTGGTGGTGCCGTAATCGTCAACGTAGATGACACTGTAGTTATGGGTACGGTAGTTGCTTCAAAGTCTGCAAAGCCAGGCCAATCCTTTTTCCCATTGACAGTGGATTATTTAGAAAAAACTTACGCAGCAGGTAAGATCCCTGGTGGTTTCTTCCGTCGCGAAGGTCGTCCATCTGAAGGTGAGACATTGATTTCCCGCTTGATCGACCGCCCACTGCGTCCACTATTTCCTGAGGGTTTCTTGAATGAAGTTCAGGTTGTAGTGCATGTGTTGTCTATCAACCCAGACGTTCCTGCTGATATTCCTGCTTTGATTGCTGCTTCTGCAGCCTTAGCCGTTTCAGGCATTCCATTTGCTGGCCCAGTTGGCGCAGCACGTGTTGGTTACGCTAACGGTCAATACCTTTTGAATCCAACTCGTACAGAACAAGCTACCAGCGAACTCGATTTGATTGTTGCTGGTACTCAAGCAGCTGTATTGATGGTGGAATCTGAAGCAAACCAATTATCTGAAGATGTGATGTTAGGTGCAGTGGTTTATGGCCATGACCAAATGCAAACCGCGATTAACGCTATCAATGATTTGGTACGTGAAGCTGGCAAGCCAGAATGGGATTGGACTGCCGCCCCTAAAGATGAGCCATTTATTGCTAAGGTCACTGCCTTGGCTGAAGCCCCATTGCGCGAGGCCTATCAGATTCGTCAAAAGGGTGCTCGTTCAGACAAGCTCAAAGAGATTTCTAAAGAAGTTTTGGCGAAGTTATCTGAAGAAGGTGATGTTGATGCCGTTGCTGTTAGCGACATCATGTTTGAAATTGAAGCGAAGATTGTCCGTAGCCAGATTTTGAACGGCGAGCCACGTATTGATGGTCGCGATACACGTACTGTGCGTCCGATTGAAATTCGTAACGGCGTATTGCCGCGTACCCACGGTTCTGCATTGTTTACGCGTGGTGAAACACAGGCTTTGGTTATTGCCACCTTAGGTACTGCACGTGATGAGCAAATCATTGATGCGCTCGAAGGTGAATACCGAGATCGCTTCATGTTCCACTACAACATGCCTCCGTTTGCTACTGGCGAAACTGGTCGTGTAGGTAGCCCAAAGCGTCGTGAAATTGGTCACGGTCGTTTGGCTAAGCGTGCATTGATACCAGTATTACCTAGCCCAGAGGATTTTGCATACAGCATCCGTGTTGTTTCAGAAATCACA contains the following coding sequences:
- a CDS encoding phosphatidylserine decarboxylase, producing MMYPHPIIAKEGWPYLALVGIVTLLVHHFGGIAWSWPLWIIFVFVLQFFRDPQRIPALGRDLVLSPADGRIVVVETANDPYAGREALKISVFMNVFNVHSNRSAVSGTVKEIQYFPGKFVNADLDKASTENERNAVVIDANGQTITLVQVAGLIARRILCYIHVGDRLKAGERYGFIRFGSRVDVYLPLTAEPLVSVGDKVFATNTALARVPGLD
- the pssA gene encoding CDP-diacylglycerol--serine O-phosphatidyltransferase, whose translation is MSTFRRRGRIDRSRLSNKRTDSTPEEWVDTLEDGVDYEVEELHEKPRPRGKGIYLLPNAFTTAALFSGFFAIVNAMNDQFQVAAIAIFASLVLDGMDGRVARMTNTQSAFGEQYDSLADMVSFGVAPALVAYEWALKDLGKWGWLAAFTYCAGAALRLARFNVNTAVVDKKFFQGLPSPAAGSLIAGFIWLADDNKIPVRDTAIPWITFLIAVYAGLTMVSNARFYSGKALDVRYRVPFGVMVLMILTFVLISSNPPLTLFGLFVVYSISGYVIWAWERLSGKRFS
- a CDS encoding 2-isopropylmalate synthase encodes the protein MSDKVIIFDTTLRDGEQSPGASMTKDEKVRIARQLERLKVDVIEAGFAASSEGDFQAISAVAAAIKDSIVCSLARANDKDITRASDALKAANAKRIHAFLATSPLHMAVKLRMSPEEVLEQAKRSIRFARNLAADIEFSAEDGYRSEMDFLCRVVEAVINEGASTINIPDTVGYATPELYGEFIKTLRTRVPNSDKAVWSVHCHNDLGMAVANSLAGVKIGGARQIECTINGLGERAGNTALEEIVMSLRTRKDYFDMVCGIDATQIVPASKLVSQITGFVVQPNKAVVGANAFAHASGIHQDGILKNRETYEIMRAEDVGWSTNKIVLGKLSGRNAFKQRLHELGITVEAEADVNEAFARFKALADQKAEIFDEDIIAIMSDSAAAEEGEHYHFLSLSQHSETGERPKSRVTFRMGDKEVSAEAEGNGPVDASLNAIEEMAKSGAEQLLYSVNAITSGTQSQGEVTVRLAKGGRIVNGVGTDPDIIAASAKAYLSALNKLHDPSQVKLNAQMTP
- a CDS encoding YSC84-related protein, with the translated sequence MNKLLSLLICGAVLLLPMHSYAQFSSVFGPSKTVAQQKQEILKKNEEILSDLYRAQPKAKYLIEQSSGYATFSNFGMKILIAGGGTGTGVVINKASKKTIYMDMAEVQAGIGLGIKSFQNIFIFQTEAALNDFVNSGWTFGGQVTAAAKYDKDGGAYQDATVVAPGVLMYQLTDSGIAAEITGKGTKYYKNTDLNK
- a CDS encoding efflux transporter outer membrane subunit is translated as MNSFHKASLYLLGAVALGACTISPLKSNQELVDQSIPNASVPRQFQTNQASKQDAVTVDDAWLKQFNDPELNALVAEALQNNPSIRIIAARRTQSEALISAAGGSQYPGINAIGNSGSKVGSSGTGLTGFYIGANWELDLWGRVRTSVAGAEQNSKAINADQDAARLSLIATLAKSVWLARSLQEQAQLAKENADASQKISDLTQVREKIGASSFNDVASSKINAAQAQELALNSALARDQALRAVETLVGRYPKAEPLKSTALPALPKPVEPGLPADLLERRPDLIAAEARVNSAFYLADEKRLARLPKISLTAGYGYINSQIFTLVNGASTSFGVGANVALPLFQGGAIEAQIAYQNAEAQAALANYGKVVLAAFNDVENALNGEATWRERSLQLQTQLIQQKQVMKNTESEFQIGRVDQRQIQQQRIKTNTTDISWRQGQVDALAQRINLYLALGGSAD
- a CDS encoding HlyD family secretion protein, with the protein product MEALILGIYAGIVWLIFFKYKLLPWNAVAKVIVFTIPVVGMITLILLLNIFSPSSSNVVVVRNSVGIVSQVKGRVTEVPVTVNQRVKKGDVLFKIDPTQYQASVNALKAKLKLAKLRAKENEALVKSGSGNRFDLEKAQADLAELSEQTIHSEYDLEQTVVRAPSDGTVVNVQLRPGAFVAAFPIASVMTFMEDTPQIYALFNQNELHQIEVGNEAEFYIPSFPGKILKAKVESIILAEGQGQISVSGNLPTTGLREIPVNRFAVKLLMDDRHAELLLPAGAVGDGAVYTDHLAFLHIIRKVMLRISTKLNYIIPKLH
- a CDS encoding DUF3302 domain-containing protein, which produces MKKTLIISPVLAFLLLPSLSYASFLPPEMIDGFANIVSWVVLIILPVGFIAGFWYVHILPDTIAKRREHPQRDAIHALCLLSFFFGGLLWPFAYLWAYTRPTMYKLAYGTDKYMPIDKEHQEDQNTEVK
- the rpsO gene encoding 30S ribosomal protein S15 gives rise to the protein MAVADIKTAEIVKENARSANDTGSPEVQVSLLTARINELTPHFKANAKDHHSRRGLLKMVSRRRRLLDYLKGKDLDRYRALIDKLGLRK
- the pnp gene encoding polyribonucleotide nucleotidyltransferase; the encoded protein is MTMFKKVVKSFQWGNHQVTMETGEIARQSGGAVIVNVDDTVVMGTVVASKSAKPGQSFFPLTVDYLEKTYAAGKIPGGFFRREGRPSEGETLISRLIDRPLRPLFPEGFLNEVQVVVHVLSINPDVPADIPALIAASAALAVSGIPFAGPVGAARVGYANGQYLLNPTRTEQATSELDLIVAGTQAAVLMVESEANQLSEDVMLGAVVYGHDQMQTAINAINDLVREAGKPEWDWTAAPKDEPFIAKVTALAEAPLREAYQIRQKGARSDKLKEISKEVLAKLSEEGDVDAVAVSDIMFEIEAKIVRSQILNGEPRIDGRDTRTVRPIEIRNGVLPRTHGSALFTRGETQALVIATLGTARDEQIIDALEGEYRDRFMFHYNMPPFATGETGRVGSPKRREIGHGRLAKRALIPVLPSPEDFAYSIRVVSEITESNGSSSMASVCGGCLAMMDAGVPVKAHVAGVAMGLILDGNRFAVLTDILGDEDHLGDMDFKVAGTANGITALQMDIKVQGITKEIMQVALAQAKEGRLHILSKMQEAMGSVRTELSAHAPRMVSFKIHPDKIREVIGKGGATIQALTKETGCSIDIKDDGTVTIASTSAEGMAEAKARIEGITAEAEVGKIYEGPVVKLLEFGALVNILPGKDGLLHISEISNERVKEVKDYLAEGQVVRVKLLAADERGRLRLSLKAAMADEGGSIAPLAGVATEAAPTDETA